One Lentisphaerota bacterium genomic window, CTCGACCTGATTCCGGAGCTCAAAGGCGATAATGCCGGCCTGCTGGCTTTCCGCCGCCGAGGCATTCTGCTCTGCCCGCTGACCACCGACTACTCTTTTCTGCGGCAGGCGATCGACGGGGTCTCGCCCGAATCCGCCCCCCGGGGGGAGACCGACCTCGCCGATGCGATCAAGAAGTCGCTGGAGGCTCTGGAGGGAATGCCCGAGGACCACAATGCGATTCTCCTGATCTCCGACGGCGAGGAGCTCACTGGCGATGCCACAGCCGCTGCCCGAGAAGCCGGCAAGCGCAAAATTCCGATCTTCACGGTCGGGATCGGCGATCCGGCGGGTGCCACCATCCCCGGCGATTCCAGCGCCGACTCCCTCCGCTTCAAAGGCCAGGTGGTACAGACCCGCCTCATGGAGTCAACCCTCGCCGCAATTGCCCGAGAGTCGGGTGGCTCCTACATTCCGCTCGCCACCGCTGGCACCGCCCACACCACGCTCGGCGCCATCTATCGCCGCCACCTCCGCACGATCTCCGCCCGTGAAAACCGGGAGACTCTGGAGAATCAGTATGTCGAACGCTATCTTATCTTTCTGCTGCCCGCCATTCTCGCGCTCGTCGCCGCCGCCTGTCTCTCGCGCGGACGTCTCGCAGGCGCCCGCACCCGAATGACGCCCCCCCCCTCCATCGTCCGCGCGCGTGCCCTGCTCGCCGTGCTCACCCTCGCCTGCGCTGCCCGCGCGGGCGAGCCCCCAGCGACGACCAATTCCGCGAGCCCCAGCGCGGCCGCCACGCTGCCCGGTGGCCGCGCCACGGCCCGTCACGCCCAGGCGCTCTATCGCAGGGGGCAGTACGAGGAGGCGGCCGCTGGCTTCACCGCAGCCGCCCGCAGCGCCGACACGGATACCGCCGCCGAGTGGCTCTACAACGCCGCGCTCGCGTGGATCCAGGCGGACAAACCGAACGAGGCGGCCGCGCTTCTCAAACCCCTCGCCCACTCGCGAACTGTGGGGCCGCGAGCCGCCGAACTGCTCGCGTCAGCCGCCCTCGACCAGTCGCGCGCGATCAAGGCGGGAGAAGGCGCGGACACCCGAGTCGCCCATCTCGAGACCGCCGCCTCCGCCCTCCAGACCGCCTTGCGCGCGACGCCCGACGACCCCCGCCGTATCCGCAATCTCTCCCGTGTCGCCCCCGCCCTTCCCGATGCCCGCGAAAATGCGCACATCGAAGCCGTCCTGAAGGCCCACCCCAACCCCCAACCGGATTCCCTGCTGGAGTCCCTCTTCCGTGAACAGCGGGCGCTGCTGGACGAAATTCCAGCCGTATTCACCAACGAAGCCCCGCGTCTGATCACCGCCGCAGAGGCGCTGGCCGCCCGTCAGCAGAAGGCGGGCGACCTTCTCATTCCGCTCAAACGCGTGCTCCTCGAATCGGGCGCGATCACCAACGACCAACAGCGCGCCATCTTGGCCTCCACGTTCGAGACCGCTCGCGATGCCCTGCGCGACTCCACCCGGAAATTGCGCGACATGGATCCGTCGGCCCTGCAGGATGTGGCCAGGATTGAGCCCTTTGCCTACGTCCTCTGGAAGCAGATCGCCGCTCCGCCGCCGTTGGTCGGCGAGGCGATCACCACGCAATCCAACGCGCTCAACTCTGCCGCGCAGCCTCTGCGCTATCCGCCGCAACCCGAGTCGCTGGCGCTGACCCAGCATTTCCGCGAGCGCTTTCCGGAATGGGCCGATCAGGTTCAGCAACAAGCCCAGGCCGATACCAACGCGCCGACCCTCACGCCCGAGGCTCGCGCCGAGATCGAGCGGCTCGCCGAAGAAACCGAACGGCTTCAAACCGAGGCCCTGCGCACGCCGACGCCGCGGACCCTGCAGCAGCAGGCGCTCGAGAAGCTGATGCGCATCCGCGAGTTGCTTCCGCAGAATCCGTCGTCAGGCGCTTCCGGACAGCCGCCGCCTCAGTCGCCACCGCCGTCGGAACCCGAGCCCTCGGAGTCAAAAGAGCCGCCACCCGAAACGAACGAGCAGAAAAGCCCCAAGCCAGAGGATCAGAAACAACCGCCGCCTCAGGATGTTCAGGAGATGCTCCGCCGCGCCCTGGAACGGGAGAAAGAGCAGGACGAGCGCAAGCGTGAGCAGATGCGTAATCTACCCATGTCGCCCTCCGATCGGGACTGGTGAAGCGTATGCAAGCGAAGTCGGCACGTCTAGTATCGATCCTGTCGATCATATCGATCCTGTCGATCGTATCGGGATCAACCGCCTTCGCCCAACCGGTCGCCCTCACGGTCCGGCCAGACCG contains:
- a CDS encoding VWA domain-containing protein, which codes for MIRFVQPYLLLLLSLIPLVGLAWWWAASRAEARLADWVAPALQARLLPPRSRARTLAQIILALAALTLLTIAAARPQWGRRDETIFTRGSNLLIALDVSRSMLASDVHPNRLERAKVDILDLIPELKGDNAGLLAFRRRGILLCPLTTDYSFLRQAIDGVSPESAPRGETDLADAIKKSLEALEGMPEDHNAILLISDGEELTGDATAAAREAGKRKIPIFTVGIGDPAGATIPGDSSADSLRFKGQVVQTRLMESTLAAIARESGGSYIPLATAGTAHTTLGAIYRRHLRTISARENRETLENQYVERYLIFLLPAILALVAAACLSRGRLAGARTRMTPPPSIVRARALLAVLTLACAARAGEPPATTNSASPSAAATLPGGRATARHAQALYRRGQYEEAAAGFTAAARSADTDTAAEWLYNAALAWIQADKPNEAAALLKPLAHSRTVGPRAAELLASAALDQSRAIKAGEGADTRVAHLETAASALQTALRATPDDPRRIRNLSRVAPALPDARENAHIEAVLKAHPNPQPDSLLESLFREQRALLDEIPAVFTNEAPRLITAAEALAARQQKAGDLLIPLKRVLLESGAITNDQQRAILASTFETARDALRDSTRKLRDMDPSALQDVARIEPFAYVLWKQIAAPPPLVGEAITTQSNALNSAAQPLRYPPQPESLALTQHFRERFPEWADQVQQQAQADTNAPTLTPEARAEIERLAEETERLQTEALRTPTPRTLQQQALEKLMRIRELLPQNPSSGASGQPPPQSPPPSEPEPSESKEPPPETNEQKSPKPEDQKQPPPQDVQEMLRRALEREKEQDERKREQMRNLPMSPSDRDW